GATAATTTTTATGCAATCGAAACCTGGTTCAGACCAGGCCCATTCGCTTTACCAGAATTTCATTCATAATTTCGGTCGTTCCGCCGCCAATTGGCTGCAATCGGGCATCCCGCCAGTACCGCTGAACGGGATATTCCATCATATACCCATTGCCCCCATGAATCTGGATGGCCATATCGGTTACTTCCCTGGCCATCTCTGCTGCAAGCGCCTTCGCCATCGTCGTCTCCGTCACCGCATCCTCGCCGTTTGCGTACAAATACAAGGCGTGATAGGTCAGATGGCGCGCCCGTTCAATCTCAACTGCCATATCCACCAACATATGTTGGATCACCTGAAACCGCCGAATCGGTCCGCCAAACTGGGTTCGTTCGCCCGCATATTGGATGGCTGCTTCCAATGCAGATTCTGCTGTACCGACAGACATGATGGCGAGTGTAATCCGTTCCCACTGAAAATTTTGCATAATGTAATAAAATCCCTTGTTTTCTTCCCCCAACAAGTTGGCTGTCGGCACTTTCACTTCATCAAAAATCAATTCCGCCGTATCAGACGCCCGCCACCCCAACCTTTTCAGTTTCCGGCCAACGGAAAATCCGGGCGTGTTGGTTTCCACAAGAAACAGGCTGATCCCCCGATGACCGGCAGCCGGGTCCGTTTTGGCGGCTACGACTGCGACATCAGCCCGTACGCCGTTTGTAACAAACATTTTGCTGCCATTTAAAACGTAACAATCCCCTTCTTTGCGAGCCGTCGTCCGGATTCCTGCCACATCCGAGCCGGCGTATGCTTCCGTAATCGCAAACGCCGTTATTTGCTCACCGCGAATCCCTGGTGTCAGATATTTCCGCTTCTGTTCCTCATTGCCAAACCGCCAGATGGGCGGCAGACCGATTCCGATATGTCCGCCGATTCCGGCTGCCACACCATTGGAACCGCATTTGGCCAACTCTTCCAAAAACACCGTCTCCATGATCAGATCGTCGCCACTGCCCCCATATTCTTCCGGAAACTTGATGCCCAAATAGCCCAACTCGCCCGCCCTTTTGAAAAGATGCGCAGGAAACTCCTCCATCCTTTCCCAATCGTCCACATAAGGAATAATTTCTTTTTTGACCCAACTGCGGACCGCATCCCGTAACATCTCATGTTCCCTGTTAAAAATCCAATGCGCCATGCAAGCACCCCCTCTACAGTTCCATCTGTTTGGCTATAATTTCTTTCATGACTTCATCCGTCCCTGCCCCGATCCGGTACAAACGCACATCACGCCAGATTCGTTCAATCGGGTTTTCCTGCATATACCCGTTGCCGCCAAAAATCTGCAGCGCCCGGTCTGCCACCCAGCAAGCGGTTCTTGCTGCTTCCAGCTTCGCGATCGAAATTTCTTTTGACGGCACTTCTCCCCGCGAAAACCGGTAGGCGGTCGCATATGTCAACTGCCTTGCGGCTTCAATCCGTGTCGCCATCTGAACCAAAAGGTGACCGATCACCTGATTCTGTCCGATACTTCTGCCGAATGCCTGACGGCGTTTCGCATACGCAAGCGCCAGCTCGTAAGCGTGCTGCGCCATGGCCACCGAACCGGCTGCCGCAATCAACCGTTCCCCCTGCAGTTCCCACATAATCTGATAGAATCCTTTGCCTTCTTCCCCCAACAGATTCGCATGCGGTACCCGCACGTTTTCCAGAATCAACTCCGCTGTATCTGAAGAGCGCATCCCCACCTTATCCAGTTTGCGGCTGACCGAAAAACCAGGCCGGTCAGTCTCAACCAGAAACAGACTGATTCCCTTATATCCCTCACCGGGTGAAGTACGCGTCACCAATACGACAAAATCGGCCCGCGGCCCGTTTGTAATAAACATCTTGCTGCCGTTAATTACCCATTCGTCCCCGTCGCGAACGCCTTTCGTTTCAATCGCGGCGACGTCCGAACCGTGATTCGGTTCCGTAATGCCAATCGCCGCCAGTTTTTTGCCTTCCAGTGCCGGTCGCAGAAATCGTTCATGCTGGTCTTTATTGCCAAACTGCAAAATCGGCGGCGTCGCCATCTCCACCTGTACCGATACGGCCATCGGGAATCCGCCCGCCCCACATCGCGCCAATTCCTCGGCAAGCACAATCGACATAAAATAATCGCCGCCCTGTCCGCCCACTTCCACCGGATAACGCAGCCCCAGAAATCCCAGTTCCCCCATTTGCCTGATCACTTCAAGCGGAAACTCGCCTTTTTCTTCCCACTCATTGATGAAAGGGGTCACCTCTTTGGCGACAAACTGGCGGATCGCTTTCCGGACCTCATCATGCTCCTTCTTAAAAAAAGGACTTTTCGTCAACTGTTCTTCCCTCCGTTTCTTTCACCACCAACTGTTATCCGGCACTTTTACTTCCATCCGAAGCAGATTCGAGCTGAAACATTTACCCAGATTATCCATCCGAATCGACGCAGAACCGCCGCCATTCAATGCTTCCCGGCAGATAAAATTGATCGCCCGCACATTTGGCAGCAGGTAACGGGTAACCTCCCCCTCTACCAATCCGGCAAAATGGGCTTTCACCCGTTCGCAAGTCACTTGCTCTACAAATAGATGGTACAGATCGTCGTTCGGGGCAAATAAAGCCACATTTACCGTGTTGCCTTTGTCGCCCGAGCGGGCCTGCGCCAAATAACGGAGCTGCATGTTCGCCATTCAATCCACCTCCGAAATCGATACCTGTACACGACTTTCTATCAAATCACGGGGAATCAGGCACGACCACATCCCCAACAGCTCCCTCGGCTGCATCATGCCGGTAAAACCGCTCATCGTCGGCGGTCCATTCAGTGCCAACGGCGGAAACAAACGGCCTAATTTGGCCGCCTCTTCTTTCGTCCGTGTTCGGACAGCCACCCGCAGATACACTTCGTTTAACTCTTCCTTCGGCAGATTCACCGTCGGCCCGTGCAATGAGTTGTATCCCATATAATCGGTACGGATTTCATCATACTTCAATCCCATCCGATCGATCTGCTTGCGAACGATTCGGTCGGCTGCCTCCGCTTTGGCCAATGCGTCCGGCCAGGAATAACCGGCGATTGCCTGCCCGACAAATCCATCCAGATAACCCATGACCACCTTCAAATGATCAGGCCGGCGTTTGCCGCGCGCACCGGTGACGCGAACCTGATCAGGTCCCGTGTCTTCCAGCCGCACATCGGTCATGTCGAGCACCACATCAGGCGTCACGTAGGCGGACGGATCGTGAATTTCATACAACATTTGCTCTTTAACCGTATCCACGGAGACAAGTCCACCCGTGCCATCCGTTTTGGTGATCAAAAACTCGCCGTTTTCACGCACTTCCGCCACCGGAAAGCCGATCCGGTCCAGATCGGCAACCGCCTGCCAATTGCCGCTGAAGTTGCCGCCTGTCGCCTGACCGGAACATTCCATCAAGTGCCCCATCAGGATGCCATGCGCCATACGATCCCAATCATCTTCCCGCCAGCCAAACTCATGCACCAACGGTGCCAAAAATTGCGCCGAGTCGGTGGTCCGCCCCGTCACTACAATATCGGCGCCTTGCCGCAACGCCTCTACGATCGGCTGCACCCCGAGGTACGCATTGGCAAACTGGATGCGATCCAGCACCTTGTCAATTTTTTGGCCGGTTTCCATATGATCAAGCGTTATACCCTGCTGCC
The sequence above is a segment of the Effusibacillus dendaii genome. Coding sequences within it:
- a CDS encoding acyclic terpene utilization AtuA family protein, producing the protein MRSIRIGAAEGFYGDSIFPAVETAQRGNVQYLCFDCLAELTMAILQKDRQKDPTKGYTRDITAAMHALLPYVKEKGIRILTNAGGINPVGAQQEVIRVARQLGIKGLKVAVVTGDDLLDRLPELRQQGITLDHMETGQKIDKVLDRIQFANAYLGVQPIVEALRQGADIVVTGRTTDSAQFLAPLVHEFGWREDDWDRMAHGILMGHLMECSGQATGGNFSGNWQAVADLDRIGFPVAEVRENGEFLITKTDGTGGLVSVDTVKEQMLYEIHDPSAYVTPDVVLDMTDVRLEDTGPDQVRVTGARGKRRPDHLKVVMGYLDGFVGQAIAGYSWPDALAKAEAADRIVRKQIDRMGLKYDEIRTDYMGYNSLHGPTVNLPKEELNEVYLRVAVRTRTKEEAAKLGRLFPPLALNGPPTMSGFTGMMQPRELLGMWSCLIPRDLIESRVQVSISEVD
- a CDS encoding acyl-CoA dehydrogenase family protein, which translates into the protein MAHWIFNREHEMLRDAVRSWVKKEIIPYVDDWERMEEFPAHLFKRAGELGYLGIKFPEEYGGSGDDLIMETVFLEELAKCGSNGVAAGIGGHIGIGLPPIWRFGNEEQKRKYLTPGIRGEQITAFAITEAYAGSDVAGIRTTARKEGDCYVLNGSKMFVTNGVRADVAVVAAKTDPAAGHRGISLFLVETNTPGFSVGRKLKRLGWRASDTAELIFDEVKVPTANLLGEENKGFYYIMQNFQWERITLAIMSVGTAESALEAAIQYAGERTQFGGPIRRFQVIQHMLVDMAVEIERARHLTYHALYLYANGEDAVTETTMAKALAAEMAREVTDMAIQIHGGNGYMMEYPVQRYWRDARLQPIGGGTTEIMNEILVKRMGLV
- a CDS encoding acyl-CoA dehydrogenase family protein; protein product: MTKSPFFKKEHDEVRKAIRQFVAKEVTPFINEWEEKGEFPLEVIRQMGELGFLGLRYPVEVGGQGGDYFMSIVLAEELARCGAGGFPMAVSVQVEMATPPILQFGNKDQHERFLRPALEGKKLAAIGITEPNHGSDVAAIETKGVRDGDEWVINGSKMFITNGPRADFVVLVTRTSPGEGYKGISLFLVETDRPGFSVSRKLDKVGMRSSDTAELILENVRVPHANLLGEEGKGFYQIMWELQGERLIAAAGSVAMAQHAYELALAYAKRRQAFGRSIGQNQVIGHLLVQMATRIEAARQLTYATAYRFSRGEVPSKEISIAKLEAARTACWVADRALQIFGGNGYMQENPIERIWRDVRLYRIGAGTDEVMKEIIAKQMEL
- a CDS encoding AtuA-related protein, producing MANMQLRYLAQARSGDKGNTVNVALFAPNDDLYHLFVEQVTCERVKAHFAGLVEGEVTRYLLPNVRAINFICREALNGGGSASIRMDNLGKCFSSNLLRMEVKVPDNSWW